The proteins below are encoded in one region of Paracoccus methylovorus:
- a CDS encoding phosphatidate cytidylyltransferase, which produces MDRFYSPSAFVFYGLFGFLILASLVAQWLIRSGRVGDGTARNLADRIRAWWVMIGVLALIFTLGAGAITLFFALCSMAALREFATITHTRRDDHDGLAIAFYVILPLQYLLVYLDVPIFAALLIPVYSFLLLPVVTVFKGEVQGFLTRVSETQWGLMVCVYCVSHIPAILTLDIPGYRYSAFTLVAWLILVVQASDVLQYVWGKSIGRHLLAPRVSPSKTVEGLLGGMLSATVLGMALTPITPFLWWQAGLMALVVTAFGFLGGLIMSAIKRDRGVKDWGTLVQGHGGILDRLDSLVFSAPVFLHILAWGWT; this is translated from the coding sequence ATGGACCGTTTTTATTCCCCCTCGGCCTTTGTGTTCTACGGGCTTTTCGGCTTCCTGATCCTGGCCTCGCTGGTGGCGCAGTGGCTGATCCGCTCGGGGCGTGTCGGCGATGGCACGGCGCGCAACCTTGCCGACCGCATCCGCGCATGGTGGGTGATGATCGGGGTGCTGGCGCTGATATTCACGTTGGGCGCAGGGGCGATCACGCTGTTCTTCGCACTTTGCTCGATGGCCGCCTTGCGCGAATTCGCCACCATCACGCACACGCGCCGCGACGATCACGACGGTCTGGCCATTGCTTTCTATGTCATCCTGCCGCTGCAATATCTGCTGGTCTATCTGGACGTGCCGATCTTTGCCGCCCTGCTGATCCCGGTCTACAGCTTCCTGCTTTTGCCGGTCGTGACCGTGTTCAAGGGCGAGGTGCAGGGCTTTCTGACCCGCGTGTCGGAAACGCAATGGGGGCTGATGGTCTGCGTCTATTGCGTCTCGCATATCCCGGCGATCCTGACGCTGGATATTCCCGGCTATCGCTATAGCGCCTTCACGCTGGTCGCATGGCTGATCCTGGTGGTGCAGGCATCCGACGTGCTGCAATACGTCTGGGGCAAAAGCATCGGCCGACACCTGCTTGCGCCGCGCGTCTCGCCCTCGAAAACGGTCGAGGGGCTTTTGGGCGGCATGCTCAGCGCCACGGTGCTGGGCATGGCGCTGACGCCGATCACGCCCTTCCTGTGGTGGCAGGCCGGGCTGATGGCGCTGGTCGTTACCGCCTTCGGCTTTCTTGGCGGGCTCATCATGTCGGCAATCAAGCGCGACCGCGGGGTCAAGGACTGGGGCACGCTGGTTCAGGGGCATGGGGGTATCCTCGACCGGCTGGACAGCCTTGTCTTTTCGGCACCGGTCTTTCTGCACATTCTTGCATGGGGTTGGACATGA
- a CDS encoding CDP-alcohol phosphatidyltransferase family protein: MTQDFSRRPIASRNTKWAAYVTRMLVQRGIAPNRISVGSVIAAALSGGAFALSVQVGPVWASALLLLLGAAFCQLRLLCNLFDGLVAVEGGMGAPDGAFWNEAPDRLSDLMILAGFGVAAGLPALGLLAGALAIMTAYLREFGRAAGLGSDFSGPGAKSHRMAAVTAGAVAQVAVWLYGADWPVLVWVLWLVLALTTATVLRRSQRILRGLSAPR; this comes from the coding sequence ATGACGCAGGATTTCAGCCGCCGGCCCATCGCCAGCCGCAACACCAAATGGGCCGCCTATGTGACGCGCATGCTGGTGCAGCGCGGCATCGCGCCGAACCGCATCTCGGTGGGCTCGGTCATCGCCGCCGCGCTGTCGGGTGGGGCCTTCGCGCTTTCGGTGCAGGTCGGACCGGTTTGGGCCTCGGCGCTGCTTTTGCTGCTGGGCGCGGCGTTTTGCCAGTTGCGCCTGCTTTGCAACCTGTTCGACGGCCTTGTCGCGGTCGAGGGCGGCATGGGCGCACCCGACGGCGCCTTCTGGAACGAGGCGCCGGACCGGCTGTCGGACCTGATGATCCTTGCGGGTTTCGGCGTGGCGGCCGGCCTGCCCGCGCTGGGTCTGCTGGCCGGGGCGCTGGCGATCATGACCGCCTATCTGCGCGAATTCGGCCGTGCGGCAGGGTTGGGCTCTGATTTCTCGGGACCGGGGGCCAAGTCGCATCGCATGGCCGCCGTAACCGCCGGCGCGGTGGCGCAGGTCGCGGTATGGCTTTACGGCGCGGACTGGCCGGTGCTGGTCTGGGTGCTGTGGCTGGTGCTGGCGCTGACGACGGCCACCGTCCTGCGCCGCAGCCAGCGTATCCTGCGCGGACTGTCCGCGCCGCGCTAA
- a CDS encoding lysophospholipid acyltransferase family protein: MTASIPVRLTRTGLVATARVLISLRAIDLPPPAAAPRILVANHVSHADFVALWSALPKPHRLRTRPVAGADYWERSALRRWIAHQVFRAVLIDRDPASRRSDPIETVAEVLRGGEDVIFFPEGTRNLTDARLLPLKSGIYHLSRAVPEAEIVPAWILNLDRILPKGAFLPVPLNCAVRFGAPLRPGPQESRDDFLQRLTQAMLTLSDTKA; encoded by the coding sequence ATGACGGCAAGCATTCCGGTAAGGCTAACCCGCACGGGACTGGTTGCGACGGCGCGCGTCCTGATCAGCCTGCGCGCCATCGACCTGCCTCCGCCGGCAGCCGCCCCGCGCATTCTGGTCGCGAACCATGTCAGCCACGCCGATTTCGTCGCGCTCTGGTCGGCGCTGCCCAAGCCGCATCGCCTGCGCACCCGTCCCGTGGCGGGCGCGGATTACTGGGAACGCTCGGCCCTGCGACGCTGGATCGCGCATCAGGTATTCCGCGCCGTGCTGATCGACCGCGACCCGGCAAGTCGCCGCTCCGACCCGATCGAGACCGTGGCCGAGGTACTTCGCGGCGGCGAGGACGTGATCTTTTTCCCCGAAGGCACGCGCAATCTGACCGATGCCCGGCTCTTGCCGCTGAAATCCGGCATCTATCACCTGTCCCGCGCCGTCCCCGAGGCCGAGATCGTGCCGGCATGGATTCTGAACCTCGACCGCATCCTGCCCAAGGGGGCCTTCCTGCCGGTGCCGCTGAATTGCGCCGTCCGCTTTGGTGCGCCGCTGCGCCCCGGGCCGCAAGAAAGCCGCGACGACTTTCTGCAACGGCTGACGCAGGCAATGCTGACGCTCTCGGATACGAAGGCTTAG
- a CDS encoding gluconokinase, giving the protein MSGAVQHIVVMGVSGAGKSTTGEALARHLGWPFVEGDAFHPPENVTKMRAGVALDDADRAPWLRALAAEIARNERLGQSSVMGCSSLKRAYRDILRQGAPKVRFVHVHGPRELLESRLSHREGHFFPAKLLDSQLATLEMLAADEDGVVVDMALPVNQQLHQALRLLGLNGERA; this is encoded by the coding sequence ATGAGCGGCGCGGTGCAACATATCGTGGTGATGGGCGTTTCGGGTGCAGGCAAAAGCACCACCGGCGAGGCGCTGGCCCGCCATCTGGGCTGGCCCTTTGTCGAGGGCGACGCCTTTCACCCCCCGGAAAATGTCACCAAGATGCGGGCCGGCGTCGCGCTGGACGATGCCGACCGCGCGCCCTGGCTGCGGGCGCTGGCCGCCGAGATTGCCCGGAACGAGCGTCTGGGCCAGTCCTCGGTCATGGGGTGTTCGTCGCTCAAACGGGCCTATCGCGACATCCTGCGCCAAGGTGCGCCGAAAGTGCGGTTCGTGCATGTGCATGGCCCGCGCGAATTGCTGGAAAGCCGGCTTTCGCATCGCGAGGGGCATTTTTTCCCGGCGAAACTGCTGGATTCGCAACTGGCCACGCTGGAAATGCTGGCCGCGGATGAGGATGGCGTCGTGGTGGATATGGCCCTGCCGGTCAATCAGCAGTTGCATCAGGCCCTGCGCTTGCTGGGGCTGAACGGAGAACGCGCGTAA
- the ilvD gene encoding dihydroxy-acid dehydratase, whose protein sequence is MPAYRSRTTTHGRNMAGARGLWRATGVKNSDFGKPIIAIVNSFTQFVPGHVHLKDLGQMVAREVEAAGGIAKEFNTIAVDDGIAMGHDGMLYSLPSRELIADSVEYMVNAHCADAMVCISNCDKITPGMLMAAMRLNIPAIFVSGGPMEAGKVTLGDGRKVSLDLVDAMVAGADDNVSDEDLAAIEQAACPTCGSCSGMFTANSMNCLSEALGLSLPGNGSTLATHALRKNLFLEAGRRIVDVTRRYYEQDDESVLPRAIASKAAFHNAMSLDIAMGGSTNTVLHLLAIAQEGGVDFTMDDIDALSRRVPCLCKVAPNIANVHMEDVHRAGGIMSILGELDRAGLIDRNCPTVHAPTIGAAIDQWDISRSNDPQARELFLAAPGGVPTQVAFSQSSLWPDLDLDREKGVIRSAETPFSKDGGLAVLRGNIALDGCIVKTAGVDESILVFSGPAKVYESQDAAVSGILTGKVQAGDVVVIRYEGPKGGPGMQEMLYPTSYLKSKGLGKTCALITDGRFSGGTSGLSIGHASPEAAAGGTIGLVRDGDLIQIDIPNRSIRLAVPDDELATRRAEQDAKGWKPAQPRQRQVSAALKVYAQFAASADKGAVRILPE, encoded by the coding sequence ATGCCCGCATATCGTTCCCGCACCACCACCCACGGCCGCAACATGGCAGGGGCCCGTGGCCTCTGGCGCGCCACCGGGGTGAAAAACAGCGACTTCGGCAAGCCGATCATCGCCATCGTGAACAGCTTCACCCAGTTCGTGCCGGGGCATGTGCATCTGAAGGACCTGGGCCAGATGGTCGCCCGCGAGGTCGAGGCGGCCGGCGGCATCGCCAAGGAATTCAACACCATCGCGGTCGATGACGGCATCGCCATGGGCCATGACGGCATGCTGTATTCGCTGCCCTCGCGCGAGCTGATCGCCGACTCGGTCGAATACATGGTCAATGCGCATTGCGCCGACGCCATGGTCTGCATCTCGAACTGCGACAAGATCACCCCCGGCATGCTGATGGCGGCGATGCGGCTGAACATCCCGGCCATCTTCGTTTCGGGCGGGCCGATGGAGGCGGGCAAGGTCACGCTGGGCGACGGGCGCAAGGTATCGCTGGATCTGGTGGACGCCATGGTCGCCGGCGCCGACGACAATGTCTCGGACGAAGATCTTGCCGCGATCGAACAGGCCGCCTGCCCGACCTGCGGCTCGTGTTCGGGGATGTTCACCGCCAACTCGATGAACTGCCTTTCCGAGGCGCTGGGGCTGTCGCTGCCCGGCAACGGCTCGACGTTGGCCACCCATGCCTTGCGCAAGAACCTGTTCCTCGAGGCCGGCCGGCGCATCGTCGACGTGACGCGCCGCTATTACGAACAGGACGACGAAAGCGTTCTGCCGCGCGCCATCGCCAGCAAGGCGGCGTTCCACAACGCCATGTCGCTGGACATCGCCATGGGCGGCTCGACCAATACCGTGCTGCATCTCCTGGCCATCGCGCAGGAAGGCGGCGTCGATTTCACCATGGACGACATCGACGCGCTGTCGCGCCGTGTGCCCTGCCTGTGCAAGGTCGCCCCGAACATCGCCAATGTGCATATGGAGGACGTCCATCGCGCCGGCGGCATCATGTCGATTTTGGGCGAACTGGACCGCGCCGGGCTGATCGACCGCAACTGCCCGACCGTGCATGCGCCCACCATCGGCGCGGCCATCGACCAATGGGACATCTCGCGCAGCAACGACCCGCAGGCACGCGAGCTTTTCCTGGCCGCACCGGGCGGCGTGCCGACACAGGTGGCGTTCAGCCAGTCCTCGCTCTGGCCCGATCTGGACCTCGACCGCGAAAAGGGCGTGATCCGTTCGGCCGAGACGCCGTTTTCCAAGGATGGCGGGCTGGCCGTTCTCAGGGGCAATATCGCGCTGGACGGCTGCATTGTTAAGACAGCGGGCGTGGACGAATCCATTCTGGTCTTTTCCGGCCCCGCCAAGGTCTATGAAAGCCAGGACGCCGCCGTCTCGGGCATCCTGACCGGCAAGGTGCAGGCGGGCGACGTGGTCGTCATCCGTTACGAAGGACCCAAGGGCGGGCCGGGCATGCAGGAAATGCTGTATCCGACCAGCTATCTGAAGTCGAAAGGGCTGGGCAAAACCTGCGCGCTGATCACCGACGGCCGTTTCTCGGGCGGCACCTCGGGGCTCTCCATCGGCCATGCCAGCCCCGAAGCGGCGGCGGGCGGCACCATCGGCCTGGTCCGCGACGGCGACCTGATCCAGATCGACATCCCCAACCGCAGCATCCGGCTGGCCGTTCCCGACGACGAACTGGCCACCCGCCGCGCGGAACAGGACGCCAAGGGCTGGAAACCGGCCCAGCCGCGCCAGCGCCAGGTCTCGGCCGCGCTCAAGGTCTATGCGCAATTCGCCGCCTCGGCCGACAAGGGCGCGGTGCGTATCCTGCCGGAATAA
- a CDS encoding pirin family protein has translation MSWNPALTPGCPDAVGADQIETLIIPRARDIGGFEVRRALPAPKRQMVGPFIFFDQAGPAEFLTGQGIDIRPHPHIGLGTVTYLYRGDFHHRDSIGSDQVIQPGAVNWMVAGKGVTHSERTSAQARQGPHSLFGIQTWIALPEGREDMDPIFEHHAKDTLPEIEAEGVQARLILGQAYGERAPVTLYSDTFYLDVTLAPGARFPLPDEHEDRGLYITAGSVSIAGQEFESGRMMVFRPGDRITVAAGPQGARLMALGGATLNGPRFIWWNFVASSRERIDHAKEQWRAANWGQGLFDLPPTDHDDYIPLP, from the coding sequence ATGAGTTGGAACCCCGCCCTGACCCCCGGCTGCCCCGATGCGGTGGGCGCCGACCAGATCGAGACGTTGATTATCCCTCGGGCCCGCGACATCGGCGGTTTCGAGGTCCGCCGTGCGCTGCCCGCGCCCAAGCGGCAGATGGTCGGCCCGTTCATCTTTTTCGATCAGGCCGGACCTGCCGAATTCCTGACCGGGCAGGGTATCGACATACGCCCGCATCCGCATATCGGGCTGGGCACGGTGACTTATCTGTATCGCGGCGATTTTCACCACCGCGACAGCATCGGCAGCGATCAGGTGATCCAGCCCGGCGCGGTCAATTGGATGGTAGCGGGCAAGGGCGTGACGCATTCCGAGCGCACGTCGGCTCAGGCGCGTCAGGGGCCGCACAGTCTGTTTGGCATCCAGACGTGGATCGCGCTGCCCGAAGGGCGCGAGGACATGGACCCGATCTTTGAACACCACGCCAAGGACACCCTGCCCGAGATCGAGGCCGAAGGCGTGCAGGCCCGGCTGATCCTGGGACAAGCCTATGGCGAGCGTGCGCCGGTGACGCTGTACTCCGATACATTTTATCTGGATGTGACGCTGGCGCCCGGCGCGCGTTTCCCGCTGCCCGATGAGCATGAGGACCGGGGGCTTTATATCACCGCAGGTTCGGTCAGCATCGCCGGGCAGGAGTTCGAATCCGGGCGGATGATGGTCTTTCGCCCCGGTGACCGGATCACCGTCGCCGCCGGGCCGCAGGGCGCGCGGCTGATGGCATTGGGTGGGGCGACGCTGAACGGGCCGCGATTCATCTGGTGGAATTTCGTCGCCTCGTCGAGAGAGCGGATCGACCACGCCAAAGAGCAATGGCGCGCGGCGAATTGGGGGCAGGGGCTGTTCGACCTGCCGCCCACCGATCACGACGACTATATCCCGCTGCCCTGA
- a CDS encoding GntP family permease, producing the protein MNSVEPAYSTAVLLFIALGAVLVLLILIMRFRLHAFVSLVLVSLMTAVVAGIPIAEVIPTLMQGFGSTLATVALLVGFGAMIGRLLEITGGAQVLADRLIGQFGAKHAPFALGVASLLFGFPIFFDAGLVVMLPIIFSVAHRFGGSVLLYALPAAGAFAAMHALLPPHPGPVAAGDLLGADIGLLVLVGLVVALPTWFLGSYLFGLWAGRRFVLPVPQILGGGMAAQHDSIPPNFGTVMLVLLLPLVLIFMNTGLGTLATAGLVDGDALWVAVLRLIGQTPVALLITVLVAMALLGQGRSPAEIERIMDGALGPICAIILVTGAGGMFGGVLRASGIGEALASSLDTVGMPLIVAAFVISMALRVAQGSATVALTTTAGLIAPTVAATTGLSELDRCFLVVAIAGGATVLSHFNDSGFWLVGRFLEMDEKTTLKTWTVMETLLGTIAFGFALIGWWLL; encoded by the coding sequence ATGAATTCTGTCGAGCCCGCTTACAGCACGGCTGTGCTGTTGTTCATTGCCCTGGGGGCGGTTCTTGTCTTGTTGATTCTCATCATGCGGTTCCGGCTGCATGCCTTTGTCTCGCTGGTGCTGGTCAGCCTGATGACCGCGGTGGTCGCGGGTATTCCCATAGCCGAGGTAATCCCGACACTGATGCAGGGCTTTGGCTCGACGCTGGCCACGGTGGCGCTGCTGGTCGGTTTTGGCGCCATGATCGGCCGGCTGCTGGAGATCACCGGCGGCGCGCAGGTGCTGGCGGACCGGCTGATCGGCCAATTCGGCGCCAAACATGCGCCATTCGCGCTGGGCGTCGCCTCGCTGCTGTTCGGGTTTCCGATCTTTTTCGATGCCGGCCTGGTGGTGATGCTGCCCATCATCTTTAGCGTGGCGCATCGCTTTGGCGGTTCGGTGCTGCTTTATGCGCTACCGGCGGCGGGGGCCTTTGCGGCGATGCATGCGCTTTTGCCGCCCCATCCCGGTCCCGTGGCGGCGGGCGATCTGCTGGGCGCCGATATCGGGCTGCTGGTGCTGGTCGGTCTGGTCGTGGCGCTGCCGACCTGGTTTCTGGGCAGCTATCTGTTCGGGCTTTGGGCCGGACGACGTTTCGTGTTGCCGGTCCCGCAGATTCTGGGCGGTGGCATGGCGGCCCAGCATGACAGCATTCCGCCGAACTTTGGCACGGTGATGCTGGTTCTGCTGTTGCCGCTGGTGCTGATCTTCATGAACACCGGGCTGGGAACATTGGCGACGGCCGGGCTGGTGGATGGCGATGCGCTTTGGGTCGCGGTGCTGCGGCTGATCGGCCAGACGCCCGTGGCGCTGTTGATCACCGTGTTGGTCGCCATGGCGCTGCTGGGGCAGGGGCGCAGCCCGGCCGAGATCGAGCGCATCATGGACGGCGCGCTGGGGCCGATCTGCGCCATCATTCTGGTCACAGGCGCAGGCGGCATGTTCGGCGGCGTGTTGCGCGCCAGCGGTATCGGCGAGGCCCTGGCATCCAGTCTCGATACCGTTGGCATGCCGCTGATTGTCGCGGCCTTTGTCATCTCGATGGCGCTGCGGGTGGCGCAGGGCTCGGCCACGGTGGCGCTGACCACCACCGCCGGGCTGATCGCGCCCACCGTGGCTGCGACGACCGGGCTGAGCGAGCTCGACCGCTGCTTTCTGGTGGTGGCCATCGCCGGCGGCGCCACGGTGCTGAGCCATTTCAACGATTCGGGCTTTTGGCTGGTCGGGCGCTTTCTGGAGATGGACGAAAAGACCACGCTGAAGACCTGGACGGTGATGGAGACGTTGCTGGGCACCATCGCCTTTGGCTTTGCCCTGATCGGATGGTGGCTGCTATGA
- a CDS encoding MacB family efflux pump subunit, which yields MGDPLIRLRGITRAYPSGEGRLQVLQDIDLDIEQGEFVAIMGASGSGKSTLMNILGCLDRPSTGSYLLDGREVAQRDPGELAALRREFFGFIFQRYHLLAEMTALGNVEVPAIYRGLPSETRRARARDLLDRLGLGDRLGHRPGQLSGGQQQRVSIARALVNDARVILADEPTGALDSRSGDEVLGILEQLNAEGRTVVIVTHDPKVAARARRIVEIADGRIISDRLAGAADAAPALAASAPARATAPVLGRLAEALRMAVLAMRAHKLRSFLTMLGIIIGIASVVSVVALGEGSRQRVLQNISGLGTNTLQVYPGRDFGDMRSGRVTTLVTADGAALARQPYVASVSPTVSSSQTLRYGATEASAQISGVGEQYFDVAGITLSQGRSFDMGDVTAMSQNVVIDENTSKSLFGEDGAPLGRIFMAGKVPLRVIGVAQAQNRGPGGSNSLTIYAPYTTVQARYLGSTSVSGLTLRVADDVEMALAEQMVTDMLTLRHGSKDFFIVNNDEIRQTITSTTQTLTLLIAAIAVISLLVGGIGVMNIMLVSVTERIGEIGLRMAVGARRGDIRAQFLIEAVLVCIIGGVAGILAALGFGVVFERFSSNFTLVYSPISMVAALASACGIGLIFGYLPAVNAAKLDPVTALAKG from the coding sequence ATGGGGGACCCGCTGATCCGGTTGCGCGGCATCACCCGCGCCTATCCCTCGGGCGAGGGCAGGCTGCAGGTCTTGCAGGACATCGACCTGGACATCGAGCAAGGCGAATTCGTCGCCATCATGGGCGCCTCGGGGTCGGGAAAATCGACGCTGATGAATATCCTGGGCTGCCTCGACCGCCCCTCGACCGGCAGCTACCTGCTGGACGGGCGCGAGGTGGCGCAACGCGATCCGGGCGAGTTGGCGGCGCTGCGCCGCGAATTCTTCGGTTTCATCTTCCAGCGCTATCACCTGCTGGCCGAGATGACGGCGCTGGGGAATGTCGAGGTGCCGGCGATCTATCGCGGCCTGCCGTCCGAGACGCGCCGGGCACGGGCCCGCGACCTGCTGGACCGGCTGGGATTGGGCGACCGGCTGGGACACCGGCCGGGCCAGCTTTCGGGGGGCCAGCAGCAGCGCGTGTCGATTGCCCGCGCGCTGGTCAACGACGCACGGGTCATTCTGGCGGATGAACCCACTGGCGCGCTGGACAGCCGCAGCGGCGACGAGGTGCTGGGCATCCTGGAGCAGTTGAATGCCGAGGGCCGCACCGTCGTCATCGTCACCCATGATCCCAAGGTCGCCGCACGCGCCCGCCGCATCGTGGAAATCGCGGATGGCCGCATCATCTCGGACCGCCTCGCGGGGGCAGCGGACGCCGCGCCGGCGCTTGCGGCCTCAGCCCCTGCCCGCGCCACCGCGCCGGTGCTGGGCCGACTGGCCGAGGCGCTGCGCATGGCGGTGCTGGCGATGCGCGCCCACAAGCTGCGCAGCTTTCTGACCATGCTCGGCATCATCATCGGCATCGCCTCGGTCGTCTCGGTCGTGGCCTTGGGCGAAGGATCGCGCCAGCGCGTGCTGCAAAACATCTCGGGGCTGGGCACGAACACGCTGCAAGTTTATCCGGGTCGCGATTTCGGCGACATGCGCTCGGGGCGGGTGACGACGCTGGTCACCGCCGACGGCGCCGCACTGGCCCGCCAGCCCTATGTCGCCTCGGTCAGCCCCACGGTCAGTTCCAGCCAGACCCTGCGCTATGGCGCCACCGAGGCCAGCGCCCAGATCAGCGGCGTGGGCGAGCAATATTTCGACGTGGCCGGCATCACCCTTAGCCAGGGCCGCAGCTTCGATATGGGCGACGTGACGGCGATGAGCCAGAACGTGGTGATCGACGAAAACACCAGCAAAAGCCTGTTTGGCGAGGATGGCGCGCCGCTGGGCCGCATCTTCATGGCCGGCAAGGTGCCCCTGCGGGTGATCGGCGTCGCTCAGGCGCAAAACCGCGGCCCCGGCGGCAGCAACAGCCTGACCATCTATGCACCCTATACGACGGTTCAGGCACGCTATCTGGGCTCGACCAGCGTCAGCGGGCTGACGCTGCGGGTGGCCGACGACGTGGAGATGGCATTGGCCGAGCAGATGGTCACCGACATGCTGACCCTGCGCCATGGCAGCAAGGATTTCTTCATCGTCAACAATGACGAGATCCGCCAGACCATCACCAGCACCACCCAGACCCTGACGCTGCTGATCGCGGCCATCGCGGTGATCTCGCTTCTGGTGGGGGGGATCGGGGTGATGAACATCATGCTGGTCTCGGTCACCGAACGCATCGGCGAGATCGGCTTGCGCATGGCCGTGGGGGCGCGGCGCGGCGACATCCGCGCCCAATTCCTGATCGAGGCGGTGCTGGTCTGCATCATCGGAGGCGTCGCGGGGATTCTGGCCGCGCTTGGCTTCGGCGTCGTCTTCGAACGGTTCAGCAGCAACTTCACCCTGGTCTATTCGCCGATTTCCATGGTGGCGGCGCTGGCAAGCGCCTGCGGAATCGGGCTGATCTTCGGCTATCTTCCCGCCGTCAACGCCGCCAAGCTTGATCCCGTCACCGCGCTGGCCAAGGGCTGA
- a CDS encoding efflux RND transporter periplasmic adaptor subunit gives MRKPVILVLSAAALVALLAGLTGITQGKTATPTYLSAEVTRGNVETSVMAEGRLKPQNLVAVGAQVSGRITELAVKLGDRVEQGDLIAQIDSVQQTNELRTAKAALANLRAQMAERQAVLALAEKTLERQENLSRSAATSRSVMDGAQQDVDVARAQITALDAQIAQAEVAIEIAQTNLDYTRVTAPIAGTVLAIVSQAGQTVNAVQSSPTIVVLGQLDRMDVHAEISEADIGKVQAGQNVRFSLLDDSGRTYEGVLASIAPAPQSIVNDSAIQGGATTDTSSGAIYYIGIIPVANPDGHLRSYMTAQVSIILGAAQDVLTIPSSALGRPNRDGSHQVRVVAGDGSIQTRDIMIGLNDKVTAEVVDGLTEGERVVTGDQGGTGTPAEAGGARGRPRMMGPLG, from the coding sequence ATGCGTAAGCCCGTCATCCTTGTCCTGAGCGCCGCGGCGCTGGTTGCCCTGCTGGCCGGGCTGACCGGGATCACTCAGGGTAAAACCGCGACGCCCACCTATCTGAGCGCCGAGGTCACGCGCGGGAATGTCGAGACTTCGGTGATGGCCGAGGGGCGGCTGAAGCCGCAGAACCTTGTCGCGGTCGGCGCACAGGTCTCGGGGCGGATCACCGAACTGGCGGTCAAGCTGGGCGACCGGGTGGAACAGGGCGACCTGATCGCCCAGATCGACTCGGTCCAGCAGACGAACGAATTGCGCACCGCGAAAGCCGCGCTGGCCAATCTGCGCGCGCAGATGGCAGAACGGCAGGCCGTGCTGGCGCTGGCCGAAAAGACGCTTGAGCGTCAGGAAAATCTCAGCCGCTCGGCCGCCACCTCGCGCAGCGTCATGGATGGCGCTCAGCAGGACGTGGATGTCGCCCGCGCCCAGATCACCGCACTCGACGCGCAGATCGCTCAGGCCGAGGTGGCGATCGAAATCGCGCAGACCAATCTGGACTATACCCGCGTCACCGCGCCCATAGCGGGAACCGTGCTGGCCATCGTCAGTCAGGCCGGACAGACGGTGAATGCGGTGCAGTCGTCGCCGACCATCGTGGTGCTGGGCCAGCTTGACCGCATGGACGTCCATGCCGAAATCTCCGAGGCCGATATCGGCAAGGTGCAGGCGGGCCAGAACGTGCGCTTCAGCCTGCTCGACGACAGCGGCCGGACCTATGAAGGCGTGCTGGCCTCGATCGCGCCCGCCCCGCAAAGCATCGTCAACGACAGCGCCATTCAGGGCGGCGCCACCACTGATACCAGCAGCGGCGCGATCTATTACATCGGCATCATCCCGGTTGCGAACCCCGACGGGCATCTGCGCAGCTATATGACCGCGCAGGTCAGCATCATCCTTGGCGCGGCGCAGGACGTCCTGACGATTCCGTCAAGCGCGCTTGGCCGGCCCAACCGGGACGGCAGCCATCAGGTCCGCGTCGTGGCCGGCGACGGCAGCATCCAGACGCGCGACATCATGATCGGGTTGAACGACAAGGTGACGGCCGAGGTGGTCGATGGCCTGACCGAGGGAGAGCGCGTCGTGACCGGCGACCAAGGCGGCACCGGCACGCCGGCCGAGGCGGGCGGCGCACGCGGCCGGCCCCGCATGATGGGACCGCTGGGTTAA